A single window of Rhodococcus jostii RHA1 DNA harbors:
- a CDS encoding acyl-CoA dehydrogenase family protein, producing MGRVLDRIEVVAEEIRGQAVQSEADCRLTDAAAGLLRDSGAIRLLQPRLYGGYEVHPREFAETVMGVAALDGASGWVTGIVGVHPWELAFADPQVQEEIWGEDNDTWMASPYAPMGVATPVDGGYVLKGRWSFSSGTDHCQWAFLGAMVGDGEGGIATPSSLHVILPRTDYQIVEDTWDVIGLRGTGSKDLIVDGAFVPGYRTLNAAKVMDGRAQKEAGRPEPLFNMPYSCMFPLGITAAVIGITEGALACHIAVQKDRVAITGQKIKEDPYVLSAIGESAAEINASRVSLIETADRFYDKVDAGKEITFEERAIGRRTQIAAAWRAVRAADEIFARAGGGALHYKTPMQRFWRDAHAGLAHAVHVPGPTNHASALTQLGGEPQGMMRAMI from the coding sequence ATGGGTCGGGTTCTCGACAGAATCGAAGTCGTCGCCGAGGAGATTCGCGGGCAGGCGGTCCAGTCGGAGGCGGACTGCCGGCTCACCGACGCCGCCGCAGGCCTCCTGCGCGACTCCGGGGCGATCCGGTTGCTGCAGCCCAGGCTCTACGGCGGCTACGAGGTGCACCCCCGCGAGTTCGCCGAGACCGTCATGGGAGTCGCCGCACTCGACGGTGCGAGCGGATGGGTCACCGGGATCGTCGGCGTGCACCCGTGGGAACTGGCGTTCGCCGACCCGCAGGTGCAGGAGGAGATCTGGGGCGAGGACAACGACACGTGGATGGCGTCGCCGTATGCGCCCATGGGTGTCGCGACACCGGTCGACGGCGGGTACGTACTGAAGGGACGATGGTCGTTCTCGTCCGGAACCGACCACTGTCAGTGGGCCTTCCTCGGGGCGATGGTCGGCGACGGCGAGGGTGGCATCGCGACGCCCTCGTCGCTGCACGTGATTCTGCCGCGCACCGACTATCAGATCGTCGAGGACACGTGGGACGTCATCGGCCTGCGCGGAACGGGAAGCAAGGACCTGATCGTCGACGGTGCATTCGTCCCGGGATACCGGACGTTGAACGCGGCGAAGGTGATGGACGGGCGTGCGCAGAAGGAGGCGGGCAGGCCGGAGCCGTTGTTCAACATGCCGTACTCCTGCATGTTCCCGCTCGGCATCACCGCCGCCGTCATCGGCATCACCGAGGGCGCGCTGGCCTGTCACATCGCGGTGCAGAAGGACCGCGTCGCCATCACGGGCCAGAAGATCAAGGAGGATCCCTACGTGCTCAGTGCGATAGGAGAATCCGCCGCCGAGATCAATGCGTCGCGGGTGTCCCTCATCGAGACCGCCGACCGGTTCTACGACAAGGTAGACGCGGGCAAGGAGATCACGTTCGAGGAGCGGGCGATCGGACGCCGCACCCAGATTGCCGCGGCCTGGCGTGCGGTGCGTGCCGCGGACGAGATCTTCGCGCGCGCCGGCGGTGGCGCGTTGCACTACAAGACTCCGATGCAACGGTTCTGGCGGGACGCGCACGCCGGCCTGGCCCACGCGGTTCACGTTCCCGGCCCCACCAACCACGCGAGCGCGCTCACCCAGCTCGGCGGCGAACCGCAGGGGATGATGCGCGCCATGATCTGA
- a CDS encoding bifunctional o-acetylhomoserine/o-acetylserine sulfhydrylase encodes MTESIDPTVNWSFETKQIHAGQTSDATTKARALPIYQTTSYTFDSTDHAAALFGLAEPGNIYTRIMNPTQDAVEQRIAALEGGVAALLLSSGQAAETFAVLNLAEVGDHIVSSPYLYGGTYNLFHYTLPKLGIEVSFVEDPDDLEQWRSAVRPNTKAFYGETIANPKNHILDIAGISKVGHDNGIPLIVDNTVATPYLLQPLKHGADIVVHSATKYLGGHGTAIAGVIVDGGTFDWTQGRHGNFTTPDPSYHGVVFADLGAPAYALKARVQLLRDLGSAVAPFNAFLIAQGIETLSLRVERHVANAQKVAEFLEARPEVTSVAYAGLPSSQWHERAQQLTPKGPGAIVTFELAGGVDAGKKFVNALTLHSHVANIGDVRSLVIHPASTTHSQLTPEEQLAAGVTPGLVRLAVGIEGIDDILTDLETGFAAAAV; translated from the coding sequence GTGACCGAGAGCATCGATCCCACCGTCAACTGGTCGTTCGAGACCAAGCAGATCCACGCCGGGCAGACGTCCGACGCGACCACCAAGGCGCGGGCGCTGCCGATCTACCAGACCACCTCGTACACGTTCGACAGCACCGATCACGCTGCCGCGCTGTTCGGTCTGGCCGAGCCGGGCAACATCTACACCCGCATCATGAACCCCACCCAGGACGCGGTCGAGCAGCGCATCGCCGCCCTCGAAGGCGGCGTCGCCGCCCTGCTGCTGTCCTCCGGGCAGGCGGCGGAAACCTTTGCGGTGCTGAACCTCGCGGAGGTGGGCGACCACATCGTCTCGAGCCCGTACCTGTACGGCGGCACCTACAACCTCTTCCACTACACGTTGCCCAAGCTCGGCATCGAGGTCTCGTTCGTCGAGGACCCCGACGACCTCGAGCAGTGGCGCAGCGCCGTCCGCCCGAACACGAAGGCGTTCTACGGTGAGACGATCGCCAACCCGAAGAATCACATCCTGGACATCGCGGGAATCTCGAAGGTCGGCCACGACAACGGAATCCCGCTGATCGTCGACAACACGGTGGCCACACCGTATCTGCTGCAGCCACTGAAGCACGGCGCCGACATCGTGGTGCACTCGGCCACCAAGTACCTCGGTGGTCACGGCACGGCGATCGCCGGTGTCATCGTCGACGGCGGCACGTTCGACTGGACCCAGGGCCGCCACGGCAACTTCACCACCCCGGACCCGAGCTACCACGGTGTCGTCTTCGCGGACCTCGGCGCCCCGGCCTACGCGCTGAAGGCGCGCGTTCAGTTGCTGCGCGACCTGGGTTCCGCGGTCGCCCCGTTCAACGCGTTCCTCATCGCGCAGGGCATCGAGACCCTCAGCCTGCGCGTGGAGCGGCACGTCGCCAACGCCCAGAAGGTGGCCGAGTTCCTCGAGGCCCGCCCGGAGGTCACATCCGTGGCCTACGCGGGTCTGCCGTCCTCGCAGTGGCACGAGCGCGCACAGCAGCTCACCCCGAAGGGTCCGGGTGCGATCGTGACATTCGAACTGGCCGGCGGTGTCGATGCCGGCAAGAAGTTCGTCAACGCGCTCACCCTGCACAGCCACGTCGCGAACATCGGCGACGTGCGATCGCTGGTGATCCACCCGGCGTCCACGACGCACTCGCAGCTCACCCCGGAGGAGCAGCTCGCCGCCGGTGTGACGCCCGGACTGGTCCGGCTGGCCGTCGGCATCGAGGGTATCGACGACATCCTCACCGACCTCGAGACCGGGTTCGCCGCAGCCGCAGTCTGA
- a CDS encoding OsmC family protein, translated as MTTASVSHLASVIGVTRDAVSEDSANAHVVFRASAQAHDAVASTVTLGKYSVEVDEPPALGGDNSAANPVEYYLASLLSCQVVTYRFWAEKLGVRVDDISARAEGDLDVRGFFGFDDAVRAGFGEVRVVVTLTGPESRERYLELQEAVDAHCPVLDLTRNQTPVHTVVETLTGDN; from the coding sequence ATGACCACTGCATCCGTTTCGCATCTCGCATCGGTCATCGGCGTCACCCGCGACGCCGTGTCCGAGGATTCCGCGAACGCTCACGTCGTCTTCCGCGCCTCCGCACAGGCGCACGACGCCGTCGCGAGCACCGTCACGCTCGGCAAGTACAGCGTCGAGGTGGACGAGCCGCCGGCGCTCGGCGGCGACAATTCGGCGGCCAATCCCGTGGAGTACTACCTCGCGTCGCTGCTCTCCTGCCAGGTGGTCACGTACCGATTCTGGGCCGAGAAGCTCGGTGTCCGTGTCGACGATATCTCGGCGCGCGCGGAGGGCGACCTCGACGTGCGCGGGTTCTTCGGCTTCGACGACGCCGTCCGTGCCGGGTTCGGCGAAGTGCGCGTCGTCGTGACGCTGACCGGCCCGGAATCGCGGGAGCGCTACCTCGAACTGCAAGAGGCGGTGGATGCGCACTGCCCCGTCCTCGACCTGACCCGAAACCAGACCCCGGTCCACACCGTGGTCGAAACACTCACCGGCGACAACTGA
- a CDS encoding PLP-dependent aminotransferase family protein: METWANSGLGRDLHLDLTASGGGRAQGVRANLVSALRESVRSGRLVAGTTLPPSRTLALDLGIARNTVAEAYAELVAEGWLTARQGSGTRVADRAGEPALRPRTRSAATPRPALSLMPGSPDVGEFPRTAWMTSARRALTAAPNDAFGPGDPRGRPELRHALAEYLSRARGVRTDPDHIVVSASSGHGLWLLARAVKGSIAVEGYGLHLHRELLGDAGVSTVPLHLDNRGAQPPDATGRQLSAALLTPAHQFPTGGPLHPSRRTAFVEWARVTGAIVIEDDYDGEFRYDRQPVGALQGLAPDEVAYLGTVSKTLSPAIRVGWMVLPERLIDRVLAVKGGYERWVSSTDQLTLADFIESGAFDRHVRRMRTLYRRRRDSLVETLAARAPHVHVTGIAAGLHAVLELPDGTEAATLDRAAALGLAVEGLRTFRHPDGPSDRPDGLVVGYSTPSSARFSATLDALCRALPTP; this comes from the coding sequence ATGGAAACTTGGGCCAATTCGGGTCTGGGCCGCGACCTCCATCTCGACCTCACCGCGTCCGGCGGCGGACGGGCGCAGGGGGTGCGCGCGAACCTGGTTTCCGCTCTGCGCGAGTCGGTTCGATCGGGACGGCTCGTCGCAGGCACCACTCTCCCGCCGTCCCGCACCCTGGCCCTCGACCTCGGCATCGCCCGCAACACCGTCGCCGAGGCGTACGCCGAACTCGTGGCCGAGGGCTGGCTCACCGCCCGGCAGGGGTCGGGCACCCGGGTCGCCGATCGGGCAGGCGAGCCTGCCCTGCGTCCGCGCACCCGCTCCGCGGCCACGCCCCGACCGGCGTTGAGCCTGATGCCCGGTTCTCCCGACGTCGGGGAGTTTCCTCGTACGGCCTGGATGACGTCGGCCCGCCGCGCATTGACCGCGGCGCCCAACGACGCCTTCGGACCGGGTGATCCGCGGGGACGTCCCGAGCTCCGTCACGCTCTCGCTGAATACCTCTCTCGTGCACGAGGAGTGCGCACCGATCCCGACCACATCGTGGTCAGTGCGAGCTCGGGGCACGGACTGTGGTTGCTCGCCCGCGCCGTGAAGGGATCGATCGCCGTCGAAGGGTACGGGCTGCATCTTCATCGCGAACTTCTCGGCGACGCCGGCGTCTCCACCGTCCCCCTGCACCTCGACAACCGCGGAGCGCAACCCCCGGATGCGACAGGCAGGCAACTGTCGGCGGCGTTACTCACCCCGGCGCATCAATTCCCCACCGGCGGGCCACTCCATCCCAGCAGGAGAACGGCTTTCGTCGAATGGGCACGTGTGACGGGGGCGATCGTGATCGAGGACGATTACGACGGGGAGTTCCGGTACGACCGCCAACCCGTCGGCGCCCTGCAGGGCCTGGCCCCGGACGAGGTGGCCTATCTGGGCACGGTGAGCAAGACCCTCTCCCCCGCGATCCGCGTGGGCTGGATGGTGCTGCCGGAACGCCTGATCGACCGCGTCCTGGCAGTCAAGGGCGGATACGAGAGATGGGTCAGCTCGACGGACCAGCTCACCCTGGCAGACTTCATCGAGAGCGGCGCATTCGATCGGCACGTCCGCAGGATGCGCACCCTCTACCGTCGTCGCCGCGACAGCCTCGTCGAAACCCTCGCCGCCCGTGCACCACACGTGCACGTCACCGGCATCGCGGCCGGTCTGCACGCCGTACTCGAACTTCCCGACGGGACCGAGGCGGCCACCCTCGACCGGGCCGCAGCCCTCGGTCTCGCAGTGGAGGGTCTGCGCACGTTCCGTCATCCGGACGGTCCCTCGGACCGGCCCGACGGACTCGTCGTCGGCTACAGCACGCCGTCGTCCGCGCGTTTCTCGGCCACTCTGGACGCCCTGTGCCGCGCGCTGCCCACTCCGTGA
- a CDS encoding carboxymuconolactone decarboxylase family protein codes for MTTTERKTRVDLARKAPAVYKAMIALDAAARQGLDPELVELVVTRCSQINHCAWCIDMHTADARKIGISEQKLYLLSAWEEAHGLYTDKERAAFALAEAITVLTDGFVPDSVYEEAEEYFEETELAQLISLVLTINAWNRIAVSTRKSPRVR; via the coding sequence ATGACCACAACAGAGCGCAAGACCCGAGTCGATCTCGCACGCAAGGCGCCCGCCGTCTACAAGGCCATGATCGCCCTGGACGCCGCGGCACGGCAGGGCCTCGACCCGGAGCTGGTCGAGTTGGTAGTCACCCGTTGCTCCCAGATCAATCACTGTGCCTGGTGCATCGACATGCACACCGCCGACGCCCGCAAGATCGGCATCAGCGAACAGAAGCTGTACCTGCTGAGCGCGTGGGAGGAGGCGCACGGGCTGTACACCGACAAGGAGCGTGCGGCGTTCGCGCTCGCCGAGGCGATCACCGTGCTGACCGACGGCTTCGTCCCCGACTCGGTGTACGAGGAGGCGGAGGAGTACTTCGAGGAGACGGAACTGGCGCAGCTCATCTCGCTGGTGCTCACGATCAACGCGTGGAATCGCATCGCCGTGAGCACGCGGAAGTCCCCGCGGGTGCGCTGA
- the hppD gene encoding 4-hydroxyphenylpyruvate dioxygenase translates to MTIEQTLTDKERLAGLDLGQLEQLVGLVEYDGTRDPFPVSGWDAVVWVVGNATQTAHYFQSAFGMTLVAYSGPTTGNRDHHSFVLESGAVRFVIKGAVNPDSPLIDHHRTHGDGVVDIALAVPDVDKCIAHARAQGATVLDEPHDVSDDHGTVRLAAIATYGDTRHTLVDRSHYTGPYLPGYTARTSGHTKRDGAPKRLFQALDHVVGNVELGKMDHWVDFYNRVMGFTNMAEFVGEDIATDYSALMSKVVSNGNHRVKFPLNEPALAKKRSQIDEYLDFYRGPGAQHLALATNDILTAVDQLTAEGVEFLATPDSYYEDPELRARIGNVRAPIAELQKRGILVDRDEDGYLLQIFTKPLVDRPTVFFELIERHGSLGFGIGNFKALFEAIEREQAARGNF, encoded by the coding sequence ATGACGATCGAGCAGACTCTCACCGACAAAGAACGCCTCGCAGGTCTCGACCTCGGCCAGCTCGAGCAGCTGGTCGGGCTCGTCGAGTACGACGGCACCCGCGACCCGTTCCCGGTCAGCGGCTGGGACGCCGTCGTCTGGGTGGTCGGCAACGCCACCCAGACCGCCCACTACTTCCAGTCCGCGTTCGGGATGACCCTCGTCGCCTACTCCGGACCCACCACCGGCAACCGCGACCACCACAGCTTCGTCCTCGAATCCGGGGCCGTCCGCTTCGTCATCAAAGGCGCCGTGAACCCGGACAGCCCCCTGATCGACCACCACCGCACCCACGGCGACGGCGTCGTCGACATCGCCCTCGCCGTCCCCGACGTCGACAAGTGCATCGCCCACGCCCGCGCCCAGGGCGCCACCGTCCTCGACGAACCCCACGACGTGTCCGACGACCACGGCACCGTCCGCCTCGCCGCGATCGCCACCTACGGCGACACCCGCCACACCCTCGTCGACCGCAGCCACTACACCGGCCCCTACCTGCCCGGCTACACCGCCCGCACCTCCGGCCACACCAAACGGGACGGGGCACCCAAGCGCCTGTTTCAGGCCCTCGACCACGTCGTCGGCAACGTCGAACTCGGCAAGATGGACCACTGGGTCGACTTCTACAACCGGGTCATGGGCTTTACGAACATGGCCGAGTTCGTCGGCGAGGACATCGCCACCGACTACTCCGCCCTGATGTCGAAGGTCGTCTCCAACGGCAACCACCGGGTCAAGTTCCCCCTCAACGAACCCGCCCTCGCCAAGAAACGCTCGCAGATCGACGAATACCTCGACTTCTACCGCGGCCCCGGCGCCCAGCACCTGGCCCTGGCCACCAATGACATCCTCACCGCCGTCGACCAGCTGACCGCCGAGGGCGTCGAGTTCCTGGCCACCCCCGACTCCTACTACGAGGACCCCGAACTGCGGGCCCGGATCGGCAACGTCCGCGCCCCCATCGCCGAACTGCAGAAACGCGGCATCCTCGTCGACCGCGACGAAGACGGCTACCTGCTGCAGATCTTCACCAAACCCCTCGTCGACCGGCCCACCGTGTTCTTCGAACTCATCGAACGCCACGGCTCCCTCGGCTTCGGCATCGGCAACTTCAAAGCCCTCTTCGAGGCCATCGAACGCGAACAAGCCGCCCGCGGAAACTTCTGA
- a CDS encoding IclR family transcriptional regulator, with the protein MVARSEIGVGVLARAVAILDVVEASPMGASDLARELDLSLSTTYRLATDMVKHGLLRKDQEGRFYLGQRFVTTALSDLAIPALRELAEMTGESAQLWVRRGESRLCAASVDSQHELRVALPVGTLVPLPQGSSGHVLSGDWEADPEAVKSGWWVSVSERTPGSASISAPVRRHGEIVAAVCVSGPEGRMGKNLGASMGRAVVAAARQIEKSVPGD; encoded by the coding sequence ATGGTTGCGCGGAGTGAGATCGGCGTCGGAGTGCTCGCACGCGCGGTGGCGATCCTCGACGTCGTGGAGGCGAGCCCGATGGGTGCGAGCGACCTCGCCCGCGAATTGGACCTGTCCCTGTCGACCACGTACCGGCTGGCCACGGACATGGTCAAGCACGGCCTCCTCCGGAAGGATCAGGAAGGCCGTTTCTACCTCGGTCAGCGTTTCGTCACGACGGCGCTGAGCGACCTCGCCATCCCAGCGCTGCGCGAATTGGCGGAGATGACAGGCGAATCCGCACAGCTATGGGTGCGGCGGGGCGAATCGCGGCTGTGCGCGGCCAGCGTCGATTCCCAGCACGAACTGCGGGTGGCACTGCCCGTCGGAACGTTGGTCCCGCTACCGCAGGGGTCGAGCGGCCACGTGTTGTCCGGAGACTGGGAGGCCGACCCCGAAGCCGTGAAATCGGGTTGGTGGGTGTCGGTTTCGGAACGGACACCGGGATCCGCGTCCATCAGTGCGCCGGTCCGCAGGCATGGCGAGATCGTGGCCGCCGTGTGCGTGTCGGGTCCCGAGGGGCGGATGGGGAAGAACCTGGGTGCGTCGATGGGCCGCGCAGTCGTCGCTGCCGCGCGGCAGATCGAGAAATCCGTTCCGGGCGACTGA
- a CDS encoding gamma carbonic anhydrase family protein — protein MREPHVVAIDGRSPRAEKSTWVAPTAAVIGATTLGAETSVWYGAVLRADCDSITLGEGSNIQDGVAVHVDPGFPVVVGRDVSVGHNAVLHGCTVGDGALVGMGATVLNGAVIGEQSLVAAGALVLEGTRIPPRSLVAGVPAKVRRELTDDEVAHNAANAAVYRQLAQQHRSADVTTFDIA, from the coding sequence GTGAGAGAACCACACGTCGTTGCGATCGATGGACGTTCGCCGCGCGCGGAGAAGAGCACCTGGGTCGCGCCGACGGCCGCGGTGATCGGCGCCACGACGCTCGGCGCGGAGACCAGCGTCTGGTACGGCGCGGTGCTGCGTGCCGATTGCGATTCCATCACCCTCGGCGAGGGCAGCAACATCCAGGACGGGGTGGCCGTTCACGTCGACCCGGGCTTCCCCGTCGTCGTCGGCAGGGACGTCAGTGTGGGGCACAACGCCGTCCTGCACGGCTGCACCGTGGGGGACGGCGCCCTCGTGGGCATGGGGGCCACCGTCCTCAACGGTGCGGTGATCGGCGAGCAGTCGCTGGTCGCGGCCGGCGCACTGGTCCTCGAGGGCACGCGAATTCCGCCGCGCTCACTCGTCGCAGGCGTGCCAGCGAAGGTGCGTCGCGAACTGACCGACGACGAGGTGGCCCACAACGCCGCCAACGCCGCGGTCTACCGTCAACTGGCGCAGCAACATCGATCGGCGGACGTCACCACGTTCGACATCGCCTGA
- a CDS encoding CaiB/BaiF CoA transferase family protein, translating to MQVPENGPLHGIRVLELGNFIAAPMASRIFADFGAEVVKIERPGVGDELRGWRRRRGATSMMFRTIARNKRSVTLDLRTDEGRAIILGLAAKSDVVIENFRPGTLERWGIGPDQLTAANPDIVLVRISGYGQTGPYRERTGFGGVAEAFGGLRHVTGYPDRQSVRAAAPIADTLAGLHGAIGALMMLLAKARQGDHSTPGVADVALYESVFMAMESLVPDYDAYGMVRERTAGNLPGVVPSGVYPCDGGSVMIAGNSSGVFGRLMQAVGRGDLADDPELADGDQRFRREAELDEAISSWTSVRRPRDVVAELGAAGVPVGEVYDAVQIADDEHYNARGMLQSLKVSVDGEPEEVRFPGVVPQLDGEPTQIRWAGPELGEHTDEILGGLLNLSGDQLDDYRARNVI from the coding sequence ATGCAGGTCCCAGAGAACGGCCCACTGCACGGCATCCGTGTGCTGGAACTCGGCAACTTCATCGCAGCCCCCATGGCGAGCCGCATCTTCGCCGACTTCGGCGCCGAGGTGGTCAAGATCGAGCGACCGGGCGTCGGCGACGAACTGCGGGGCTGGCGTCGCCGCCGTGGCGCGACGTCGATGATGTTCCGCACCATCGCGCGCAACAAACGGTCCGTCACCCTCGACCTCCGGACCGACGAGGGCCGCGCGATCATTCTCGGCCTCGCCGCGAAGTCGGATGTCGTCATCGAGAACTTCCGTCCCGGAACGCTCGAGCGGTGGGGAATCGGGCCCGACCAGCTGACGGCCGCCAACCCCGACATCGTGCTGGTCCGGATCTCCGGCTACGGGCAGACGGGCCCGTACCGGGAGCGCACCGGATTCGGCGGCGTCGCCGAGGCCTTCGGCGGACTGCGGCACGTCACCGGCTATCCGGACCGTCAATCGGTCCGGGCGGCCGCCCCCATCGCCGACACGCTCGCCGGACTGCACGGTGCGATCGGCGCCCTGATGATGTTGCTGGCCAAGGCAAGGCAGGGTGATCACTCGACCCCGGGCGTCGCGGACGTGGCCCTGTACGAATCGGTGTTCATGGCGATGGAATCCCTCGTCCCCGACTACGACGCGTACGGCATGGTCCGCGAACGGACCGCGGGCAATCTGCCCGGCGTGGTGCCCAGCGGCGTCTATCCGTGCGACGGCGGCTCCGTCATGATCGCCGGCAACTCGAGTGGCGTGTTCGGCCGGTTGATGCAGGCCGTGGGGCGCGGCGATCTGGCCGACGATCCCGAACTCGCCGACGGGGATCAGCGATTCCGCCGGGAAGCCGAACTCGACGAGGCCATCTCGTCGTGGACGTCGGTGCGTCGCCCCCGCGACGTCGTCGCCGAACTCGGCGCCGCCGGTGTGCCCGTGGGCGAGGTGTACGACGCGGTGCAGATCGCCGACGACGAGCACTACAACGCCCGCGGCATGCTCCAGAGCCTGAAGGTGTCCGTCGACGGGGAACCCGAAGAGGTGCGCTTCCCCGGCGTGGTCCCGCAGCTCGACGGCGAACCCACGCAGATCCGCTGGGCCGGCCCCGAGCTGGGTGAGCACACCGACGAGATCCTCGGCGGATTGCTGAATCTGTCGGGTGATCAGCTCGACGACTACCGCGCCCGCAACGTCATCTGA
- a CDS encoding hydroxymethylglutaryl-CoA lyase, which translates to MSVTITDVVLRDGLQDEDVVVSTDHKIVVADALVAAGVKHIEAASFVSPTRVPQMADADDVIARLPRTDPSVTYSALALNPRGVHRAIATGIDEIQVVTSASAGHSTANTGRNPDEALHGLAEALQKYPDRSFLGGVSTAFVCPFEGIIAPAALVRVASAMAAMGVRRLGLADTLGTATTEQVLASAGAVRDALPDVELSLHLHNAHGQALSTVIAAHRQLGITHFDSAIGGYGGCPFAPGAHGNLATEELVAYLHAHDIDTGIDQQALGLAVDTVKHALAQARPLTAV; encoded by the coding sequence ATGTCAGTCACCATAACGGATGTCGTGCTACGAGACGGACTGCAGGACGAGGATGTGGTCGTCTCCACCGACCACAAGATCGTCGTCGCGGACGCACTCGTCGCTGCCGGTGTGAAGCACATCGAAGCGGCATCGTTCGTCTCGCCCACGCGTGTCCCGCAGATGGCGGACGCCGACGACGTCATCGCCCGGCTGCCCCGCACCGACCCGTCGGTCACGTACAGCGCTCTGGCACTCAACCCGCGTGGAGTGCACCGTGCGATCGCGACCGGCATCGACGAGATCCAGGTCGTGACGTCTGCCAGTGCCGGGCACAGCACCGCGAACACGGGCCGGAACCCGGACGAGGCGCTGCACGGACTTGCCGAGGCATTGCAGAAGTACCCGGACCGGAGTTTCCTCGGAGGTGTGTCGACCGCGTTCGTCTGTCCGTTCGAGGGCATCATCGCCCCCGCCGCGCTGGTGCGGGTGGCGAGCGCGATGGCCGCGATGGGTGTGCGCCGGCTCGGGCTGGCCGACACGCTGGGGACGGCCACCACCGAGCAGGTGCTCGCATCGGCCGGGGCGGTACGCGACGCCCTCCCCGACGTCGAACTGAGCCTGCACCTCCACAACGCGCACGGTCAGGCCCTGAGCACCGTGATCGCCGCGCACCGGCAGCTCGGCATCACGCACTTCGACAGCGCCATCGGCGGGTACGGCGGCTGCCCGTTCGCGCCGGGCGCCCACGGCAACCTCGCCACCGAGGAACTGGTCGCGTACCTGCACGCGCACGACATCGACACGGGTATCGACCAGCAGGCCCTCGGCCTCGCCGTCGACACCGTGAAACACGCTCTGGCCCAAGCTCGGCCCCTCACCGCAGTGTGA